The following coding sequences lie in one Desulfolucanica intricata genomic window:
- a CDS encoding glutamine--tRNA ligase/YqeY domain fusion protein, with the protein MTTNKSSNFIQNIINEDLRTNKNDGRVHTRFPPEPNGYLHIGHAKSICLNFGIAAEYNGLCNLRFDDTNPSKEEVEYVDSIKSDVKWLGFDWGDRLYYASNYFDKIYEYAVQLIKSGKAYVCDLSAEEIREYRGTLTKPGKDSPFRNRSVEENLDLFERMKAGEFEDGSRVLRAKIDMASPNLNLRDPVLYRIQHTDHHRTGDKWCIYPMYDFAHPISDSIEGITHSICTCEFEDHRPLYDWVIENLQVESRPRQIEFARLNLSYTVMSKRKLRELVEKGYVNGWDDPRMPTISGLRRRGYTPESIRDFCDRIGVAKANSVVDIAMLEHCIREELNLKAPRVMAVLRPLRVVIDNYPEDRVEMLDADNNPESPDMGSRKIPFSRVLYIEQEDFREDPPKKFFRLAPGREVRLKHAYIIKCERVVKDEKTGEIIELHCTYDPQTRSGMSSEVRKVKGTLHWVSAAHAVKAEIRLYDHLFTKENPEDDTENADFTANLNPNSLERLTDCWIEPGLAGAVPGSRYQFLRQGYFCVDPDSSGDALVFNRIVSLKDSWAKIQKALGNK; encoded by the coding sequence ATGACTACAAACAAATCTTCTAACTTTATTCAAAACATAATAAATGAAGACTTGAGAACAAATAAAAATGACGGTCGGGTGCATACTCGATTTCCACCTGAACCGAACGGATATCTGCATATAGGACACGCCAAATCAATATGCCTGAATTTTGGTATTGCTGCTGAATATAATGGATTATGCAATTTACGATTTGACGATACCAATCCGTCCAAAGAAGAAGTCGAATATGTAGACTCAATAAAATCAGACGTTAAATGGCTTGGGTTTGATTGGGGTGACCGGCTGTATTATGCTTCAAACTATTTCGATAAAATATATGAATATGCTGTACAGTTAATTAAGTCCGGTAAGGCTTATGTGTGTGATTTGAGTGCAGAGGAGATTAGGGAGTACCGTGGAACCTTGACAAAACCCGGAAAGGACAGCCCTTTCCGAAATCGCTCGGTCGAAGAGAATTTGGATTTGTTCGAGCGAATGAAGGCGGGTGAATTTGAAGACGGTTCCCGTGTACTCCGGGCCAAAATTGATATGGCATCTCCAAATTTAAATTTACGGGATCCGGTTCTTTATAGGATTCAACATACAGACCATCATCGAACAGGTGATAAGTGGTGTATTTATCCGATGTACGATTTTGCTCATCCGATTTCAGATTCCATCGAGGGGATTACGCATTCTATTTGTACTTGTGAATTTGAAGATCATCGCCCTTTATATGACTGGGTTATTGAGAATTTGCAGGTTGAATCCCGGCCACGGCAAATTGAGTTTGCCCGGCTTAATCTCAGCTATACTGTAATGAGTAAGCGAAAGCTTCGGGAATTAGTTGAGAAGGGGTATGTCAACGGTTGGGATGACCCCCGGATGCCGACTATATCAGGTTTGCGGAGACGTGGTTACACACCGGAATCAATCAGAGACTTTTGTGATCGGATTGGAGTGGCCAAAGCTAACAGTGTTGTTGATATTGCAATGCTGGAGCACTGTATCAGGGAAGAGCTGAATTTAAAGGCTCCGCGTGTTATGGCTGTACTGCGGCCACTGCGGGTAGTTATAGACAACTACCCGGAGGACCGGGTGGAAATGTTAGATGCTGATAATAATCCGGAGAGTCCGGATATGGGGTCACGTAAGATTCCGTTCTCCCGTGTACTTTACATTGAGCAAGAGGATTTTCGTGAAGACCCACCGAAAAAATTTTTCCGTTTAGCCCCCGGTCGCGAGGTGCGGTTAAAGCACGCGTATATTATAAAATGTGAGCGGGTTGTTAAGGATGAGAAAACCGGTGAAATAATTGAGCTGCATTGTACTTATGATCCACAGACACGCAGTGGTATGTCTTCAGAAGTACGTAAAGTCAAGGGGACACTGCACTGGGTTTCTGCAGCTCATGCCGTTAAAGCTGAAATACGCCTGTACGACCATCTTTTTACAAAAGAAAATCCGGAAGATGATACGGAAAATGCTGATTTTACAGCTAATTTGAATCCAAACTCTTTAGAGAGGTTAACTGATTGTTGGATTGAACCCGGCTTGGCAGGTGCGGTTCCGGGAAGTCGTTATCAGTTTTTAAGACAAGGCTATTTTTGTGTCGATCCGGATTCATCCGGTGATGCACTGGTATTTAACCGGATTGTATCATTAAAGGATTCATGGGCCAAGATTCAAAAAGCCTTAGGGAATAAGTGA
- a CDS encoding lactate utilization protein, which yields MNVNELINWNYQQKCEKAVKSLEKNGFTAVYCSSKQEAIDYIMKEAEDAQTIGFGGSMSIAGLGVAGKLEETGKELLIHGKPGLSPDEKLNVMRRQLICDLFLTGTNALTLSGYLVNMDMTGNRVGSMLFGPKKVIVVAGRNKIVGDTEEAVKRIKECAAPPNTKRLNANTPCANTGFCQDCNSPGRICRILTIIKRKPVLTDLRVLVINEDMGL from the coding sequence ATGAATGTAAATGAATTAATTAATTGGAATTATCAGCAGAAATGTGAGAAGGCGGTTAAATCATTAGAAAAAAACGGTTTTACTGCAGTTTATTGTTCTTCTAAGCAGGAAGCAATTGATTACATTATGAAAGAGGCTGAGGATGCCCAAACAATTGGTTTTGGCGGTTCAATGTCCATAGCTGGGTTAGGTGTGGCCGGTAAATTGGAGGAAACGGGTAAGGAGCTGTTGATTCACGGCAAACCAGGGCTTTCACCTGATGAAAAGCTTAATGTAATGAGGCGTCAGCTAATCTGCGATTTGTTCCTGACCGGGACCAATGCGTTAACTTTATCAGGTTATTTAGTAAATATGGACATGACTGGGAACCGGGTAGGTTCAATGCTTTTTGGTCCCAAGAAGGTTATTGTGGTTGCAGGGCGCAATAAGATTGTCGGCGACACGGAGGAAGCAGTTAAGCGGATTAAAGAATGTGCTGCTCCACCCAATACTAAACGTCTAAATGCAAATACTCCCTGTGCTAATACCGGATTTTGCCAGGACTGTAATTCACCGGGCCGTATTTGTCGGATATTGACTATTATTAAGCGTAAGCCGGTACTGACTGATCTTCGGGTTTTGGTGATTAACGAGGATATGGGGCTGTAA
- a CDS encoding cyclase family protein, with protein sequence MKFIDLTQYISAEMPVYPGTEPPKFSCPCTIEKNGFREDEITLYTHTGTHVDSPAHLFKGGPTLDLLPIEHFIGSATVIDCSHLTKGEKISLNYLSLFMNKLVGVDFVIFYTGWSKKWGQSVYFKDFPVPSLEVAQMLGELNLKGVGIDAISVDPVSSQQLSVHRKLLSQNIIIIENLTNLDKLINQTFIFSCFPLKIDGADGSPIRAVARLE encoded by the coding sequence ATGAAATTTATCGATCTAACTCAATATATTTCAGCAGAGATGCCGGTTTATCCGGGAACCGAACCTCCAAAATTTAGTTGCCCGTGCACCATAGAAAAAAATGGCTTTAGAGAAGATGAGATAACGCTATATACCCATACCGGAACTCACGTTGACAGTCCTGCTCACCTGTTCAAAGGCGGCCCAACGCTAGATTTATTGCCTATCGAGCATTTTATAGGTTCGGCAACGGTTATTGATTGTTCACATCTAACCAAAGGTGAAAAGATTAGTTTAAATTATTTATCTCTGTTTATGAACAAGTTGGTTGGGGTGGATTTTGTTATTTTTTACACGGGATGGAGTAAAAAGTGGGGCCAAAGTGTATATTTTAAAGATTTTCCTGTTCCATCACTGGAAGTTGCTCAAATGCTGGGGGAATTAAATCTTAAAGGGGTAGGGATTGATGCTATCTCAGTAGATCCGGTTTCTTCTCAGCAACTTTCTGTTCATAGAAAGTTATTAAGCCAAAACATTATCATTATTGAGAATCTAACTAATTTAGATAAGCTAATTAATCAAACCTTTATTTTTAGTTGTTTTCCTTTGAAGATTGACGGGGCTGATGGTTCACCGATAAGAGCTGTAGCCCGCCTGGAGTAA
- a CDS encoding NAD(P)/FAD-dependent oxidoreductase yields MKKYDVIVVGAGPAGIFTSYELAIKAPGLKVLLIDKGRDIYKRSCPILQKKLVKCPPPNEKKAVAGCMPTCSITNGFGGAGAYSDGKFNITTEYGGWMTEYLAPSKVLELIKYVDGINLKHGATSAISDPTTPAVKNIEKRGLGAGLKLLRAQVRHLGTEQNLRILVNIFEFLKKHIDMIFETEVEDLLTRNNNGQHSVYGIVTKDKEEFYADKVVVVPGRDGSQWLSGVLKSRNLEMTNNQVDIGVRVETSDIIMEEINEHLYEGKFIFRTSVGTMVRSFCSNPSGHVVIENHSGVMLANGHAYKDKKLGSNNTNFALLVSHKFSYPFDKPIEYAKAISKMANDLSNGSVLIQRYGDILKGRRSTEKRIKESFIEPTLKEAVPGNLGLVLPYTTMKSIIEMIEALDSVTPGIASKHTLLYGMEAKFYSSRPKLSDRFETEIAGLYAGGDGAGITRGLAQAGACGVAIARDIIEKIN; encoded by the coding sequence ATGAAAAAATATGACGTTATTGTGGTAGGTGCCGGGCCGGCCGGTATTTTTACCAGTTATGAATTAGCTATAAAAGCTCCTGGGTTAAAAGTGTTATTAATAGATAAAGGCCGTGACATTTATAAGCGCAGCTGTCCAATCCTGCAAAAAAAACTGGTGAAATGTCCACCACCAAACGAAAAGAAAGCAGTTGCCGGTTGTATGCCAACCTGTTCTATTACCAATGGCTTTGGTGGGGCCGGTGCTTATTCTGACGGAAAATTTAATATTACTACGGAGTATGGTGGGTGGATGACCGAATATTTAGCTCCTTCGAAGGTATTAGAATTAATTAAGTATGTTGATGGAATTAATTTAAAACATGGAGCAACATCGGCAATCTCCGATCCTACTACTCCTGCTGTAAAAAATATTGAGAAGCGGGGGCTTGGTGCAGGTTTAAAATTATTGCGGGCACAAGTAAGACATTTAGGGACAGAGCAAAATTTAAGAATCCTGGTAAACATTTTTGAGTTTCTAAAAAAGCATATTGATATGATTTTTGAAACTGAGGTGGAAGACTTACTTACCCGAAATAATAATGGTCAGCATAGTGTTTATGGTATTGTTACAAAAGATAAAGAGGAATTTTATGCTGACAAGGTTGTTGTTGTTCCCGGCAGGGATGGTTCCCAATGGTTGTCCGGTGTTTTAAAAAGCCGCAATTTAGAAATGACTAATAATCAGGTAGATATTGGTGTGCGTGTTGAAACATCTGATATCATAATGGAAGAAATCAATGAACATTTATATGAAGGTAAATTTATTTTTAGGACATCAGTTGGCACAATGGTGAGAAGTTTCTGCAGTAACCCGTCGGGCCATGTTGTAATCGAAAATCACAGCGGTGTTATGCTGGCCAATGGGCATGCCTATAAAGATAAAAAGCTGGGTAGCAATAATACCAACTTCGCTTTGCTGGTATCACATAAGTTTTCCTACCCCTTTGATAAACCGATTGAATATGCTAAGGCGATTTCAAAAATGGCTAATGACTTATCCAACGGCAGCGTGTTAATTCAAAGATATGGTGATATTTTAAAAGGACGAAGATCGACAGAAAAAAGAATCAAAGAATCGTTTATTGAACCCACCTTAAAGGAAGCTGTTCCCGGGAATCTTGGCCTGGTTCTGCCGTATACTACTATGAAAAGTATTATAGAGATGATTGAGGCACTTGACAGTGTAACGCCGGGTATTGCTTCGAAACATACATTGCTTTACGGTATGGAAGCGAAGTTCTATTCATCCCGGCCCAAGTTAAGTGACCGGTTTGAAACGGAAATTGCCGGTTTATATGCCGGTGGTGACGGGGCCGGTATAACCCGGGGATTGGCTCAGGCCGGTGCTTGCGGAGTAGCAATTGCACGGGATATAATAGAAAAAATAAACTAA